The Methanoregula boonei 6A8 genome has a window encoding:
- the comE gene encoding sulfopyruvate decarboxylase subunit beta, whose protein sequence is MDEDQIIGELKNQGIDLIASIPCDKAKGLFFALPDHFRHIGLTREEDGVGIAAGAYLAGAHPALAIQSSGLGNMLNAILSLTITFGLPLPILASWRGCEGEKIPAQIPFNRPLPAILSAAGIACTEVSGPDAAHEIGKAVAAAYRNRAPQVILLRPECFSECGGRTVLPQDQPPRLLSFCYTRSWRPPVMTRDDAIRVIAGSVQDEILVANIGVPSKELYAAKDRPENFYMLGSYTQASAIGLGIAAARPDKHVIVIDGDGSLLGSAILPVIAAAGPKNLTIACLDNGVFGSTGNQPRPGQDSADLALMALGAGFAHASTVHENWEFQAALSQKNREGPTFIHARIRPGNSEVPNIPLSPEKIRDRFVAALS, encoded by the coding sequence ATGGATGAAGACCAGATCATCGGGGAACTAAAAAACCAGGGGATCGACCTAATCGCTTCGATCCCGTGCGACAAGGCAAAGGGACTCTTTTTTGCGCTGCCGGACCACTTCCGGCATATTGGCCTGACCCGGGAAGAGGACGGGGTGGGGATAGCGGCAGGGGCGTACCTTGCCGGGGCCCACCCGGCGCTTGCCATCCAGAGCTCAGGCCTTGGGAACATGTTAAACGCAATACTCTCCCTCACGATAACCTTTGGCCTTCCGCTCCCGATCCTTGCCAGCTGGCGGGGGTGCGAGGGAGAGAAGATCCCGGCCCAGATCCCATTCAACCGCCCGCTCCCGGCTATTCTTTCCGCTGCCGGGATTGCCTGCACAGAAGTCTCCGGGCCTGATGCTGCGCATGAGATCGGGAAGGCGGTTGCGGCAGCGTACCGGAACCGGGCGCCGCAGGTCATCCTCCTCCGCCCGGAATGCTTTTCCGAATGCGGCGGCAGAACAGTGTTGCCGCAAGACCAGCCGCCACGTCTATTATCGTTCTGTTATACCCGGAGCTGGCGGCCTCCCGTTATGACCAGAGACGATGCCATCCGGGTCATTGCCGGAAGTGTACAGGATGAAATACTGGTCGCAAACATCGGTGTCCCATCAAAAGAACTCTACGCGGCGAAGGACCGGCCGGAGAACTTCTACATGCTGGGCAGCTATACGCAGGCATCTGCAATCGGCCTTGGTATCGCGGCTGCGCGCCCGGACAAACACGTGATCGTGATTGACGGTGACGGAAGCCTGCTTGGCTCGGCAATCCTCCCCGTTATTGCCGCAGCCGGCCCGAAAAATCTCACTATTGCCTGCCTTGACAACGGCGTCTTTGGGAGTACCGGTAACCAGCCCCGGCCCGGACAGGACAGCGCAGACCTCGCCCTCATGGCTCTTGGGGCGGGATTTGCACACGCTTCAACGGTACACGAGAACTGGGAATTTCAAGCCGCACTTTCGCAGAAAAACCGAGAAGGGCCGACATTTATCCATGCCCGTATCCGGCCCGGGAACAGCGAGGTCCCCAATATCCCTCTTTCACCCGAAAAGATACGGGACCGGTTCGTGGCTGCACTCTCATGA
- the fdhD gene encoding formate dehydrogenase accessory sulfurtransferase FdhD, producing the protein MTVPMFKKVRCIKLDAEGAKSGLHEVIDEVPEAVFVNGRHAMTAMMSPSDLEDFVTGYLFTEQIIKSAEEIESIRIETNRISVITKNLFKVLGPKKTILSGCGGAASFIDTEKLPRILPGQPFPVDLIRKTTVEVLDSELHTVTGGIHVVGLASEAGIITRSEDIGRHNALDRVIGYGLKKGTDFSRTFAICSGRISSEMVRKCLVAGIPVIVSRGATTTLAVQIAEQNGVCIIGFVRSAKMNIYTHPERISGIPSPLQ; encoded by the coding sequence ATGACGGTGCCGATGTTTAAGAAGGTGCGCTGCATCAAACTGGACGCAGAGGGCGCAAAATCCGGGCTGCATGAAGTAATCGATGAGGTGCCCGAAGCGGTTTTTGTCAATGGCAGGCATGCGATGACCGCGATGATGAGCCCATCGGACCTTGAGGACTTTGTCACCGGCTACCTGTTTACCGAGCAGATCATCAAAAGTGCCGAGGAGATCGAGTCCATCCGTATCGAGACAAACCGGATCAGCGTGATCACCAAGAATCTCTTTAAAGTGCTTGGCCCGAAAAAGACCATCCTTTCCGGGTGCGGAGGGGCAGCATCGTTTATCGATACCGAAAAACTCCCCCGGATCCTCCCGGGGCAGCCGTTCCCCGTCGATCTGATCCGGAAGACCACCGTTGAGGTGCTCGATTCCGAATTGCATACGGTAACCGGGGGCATCCACGTGGTCGGGCTTGCTTCTGAGGCAGGTATTATTACCCGTTCAGAGGATATCGGGAGGCATAATGCCCTTGACCGCGTGATCGGGTACGGCCTCAAAAAGGGCACCGATTTTTCCAGAACCTTTGCCATCTGTTCCGGCCGCATCTCTTCGGAAATGGTGCGCAAGTGTCTGGTTGCCGGTATCCCGGTGATCGTTTCGCGGGGGGCAACAACGACCCTTGCCGTGCAGATCGCCGAACAGAACGGGGTCTGCATCATCGGTTTTGTCCGCAGTGCAAAGATGAATATCTACACTCACCCGGAACGGATCTCAGGAATCCCTTCCCCTCTCCAGTGA
- a CDS encoding methanogenesis marker 8 protein, protein MAENEENDIHVIEAIGRSKIVIKNGNVAEVSVSRLRQCPLAKKFARPVNEITQDEVKANIEHRMDSWGMCQPHRNVCGAVDFVGFGASELISTGILSGSLDAAVLACDGAGTVIVTTPEMVQGIGGRMSGLVSTTPLAEEMDRIEQGGGIVLDRAKAMVDPVLGTAKAYEKGFTRVAVTVASAGTALAIREKFPEAFIFGVHLSGITEEDAERIIGAADIVTACASRWIWQIAGARALLQAGTAVPVFALTKRGKQLILDKIARSDRPVLVSGSKLPVYGPELPDPLL, encoded by the coding sequence ATGGCTGAAAACGAAGAGAATGACATCCATGTGATCGAAGCGATAGGCCGGTCGAAGATCGTTATCAAAAACGGGAATGTGGCAGAAGTCTCAGTCTCAAGACTCCGCCAGTGCCCGCTTGCAAAAAAATTTGCCCGGCCCGTAAACGAGATTACGCAGGATGAGGTAAAGGCCAACATCGAGCACCGGATGGATTCGTGGGGCATGTGCCAGCCGCACCGGAATGTCTGCGGGGCGGTGGATTTTGTCGGGTTTGGTGCGTCCGAGCTGATCAGCACCGGCATCCTGTCCGGGAGCCTTGACGCTGCCGTCCTTGCCTGTGACGGTGCTGGCACAGTGATCGTGACAACGCCTGAGATGGTTCAGGGCATCGGTGGCAGGATGTCCGGCCTTGTGAGCACTACACCGCTTGCTGAGGAGATGGACCGGATTGAGCAGGGTGGAGGTATCGTCCTTGACCGCGCAAAAGCCATGGTTGATCCGGTGCTCGGGACGGCAAAAGCATATGAGAAGGGATTTACCCGTGTTGCCGTTACTGTAGCTTCAGCAGGTACTGCACTGGCGATCCGCGAAAAATTCCCGGAAGCCTTTATTTTCGGCGTACATTTAAGCGGCATTACCGAAGAAGATGCTGAGCGGATTATCGGGGCTGCGGATATTGTAACTGCCTGCGCCTCGAGATGGATCTGGCAGATCGCAGGGGCCCGCGCCCTCCTCCAGGCAGGTACTGCCGTGCCGGTTTTTGCGCTTACCAAGCGCGGGAAGCAACTGATTCTCGACAAGATTGCGCGGTCGGATCGCCCGGTGCTGGTATCCGGTTCAAAACTTCCGGTCTACGGTCCGGAACTTCCCGATCCCCTCTTGTAA
- the nadA gene encoding quinolinate synthase NadA, translating into MDDTALLQEEILRLKEKKNAILLAHNYQRPEVQDIADLTGDSLELARAAAAMQGDTIVFCGVDFMAETAAILAPDKTVLLPAADACCPMAEMVTAEELRFARARHPGAAVVCYVNTTAGVKAESDICCTSANAISVVNSLTEDRVIFVPDKNLGRYAARFTEKKVLPWEGFCLVHDRYTPDDVARAKDAHPGAAVVVHPECRPEVIDLADHVASTSGIIRYVQTSPGSEFIIGTEIGILHRLSKECPGKRCFPLSDKAVCVNMKKTTLVHVRDALVTGQPRITVPDEIASRARRAIGRMLAL; encoded by the coding sequence ATGGATGATACCGCCCTGCTGCAGGAGGAGATCCTGCGGCTCAAAGAAAAGAAAAATGCGATCCTCCTTGCGCATAACTACCAGCGCCCCGAGGTACAGGATATTGCCGATCTCACTGGGGATTCCCTGGAACTTGCCCGCGCTGCAGCGGCAATGCAGGGCGACACTATCGTCTTTTGCGGGGTTGATTTTATGGCAGAGACCGCGGCCATCCTTGCCCCGGACAAGACAGTCCTCCTGCCCGCAGCGGATGCCTGCTGTCCCATGGCGGAGATGGTGACTGCTGAAGAGCTCCGGTTTGCCCGCGCCCGCCATCCCGGGGCGGCAGTGGTCTGTTACGTGAATACGACTGCCGGTGTCAAGGCGGAAAGCGACATATGCTGTACCTCCGCAAACGCCATAAGCGTGGTCAATTCCCTCACCGAAGATCGTGTCATCTTTGTCCCGGATAAAAACCTCGGCCGGTATGCTGCCCGGTTTACCGAAAAAAAAGTCCTGCCCTGGGAAGGATTCTGCCTTGTCCATGACCGGTACACACCCGATGACGTTGCGCGTGCCAAGGATGCGCATCCCGGCGCAGCTGTAGTTGTGCACCCCGAATGCCGGCCGGAAGTTATCGACCTTGCGGATCACGTTGCCAGCACATCGGGAATTATCCGGTATGTCCAGACCTCCCCCGGCTCGGAGTTTATCATCGGGACCGAGATCGGCATCCTGCATCGCCTGAGTAAAGAGTGCCCGGGCAAGCGCTGCTTCCCACTCTCGGACAAGGCCGTCTGCGTTAATATGAAAAAGACCACCCTTGTCCATGTCCGGGACGCTCTTGTCACGGGCCAGCCCAGGATTACCGTACCGGATGAGATCGCATCCCGCGCCCGCCGGGCTATCGGGCGGATGCTTGCCTTATAA
- the nifS gene encoding cysteine desulfurase NifS: protein MGEQRIIYMDHSATTYTKENVVEAMLPYFTRHFGNPSSIYGIARYTKQAIDTARAQVAKAIGAEPDEIYFTSGGSESDNWAIKGVAYANRKRGNHIITTKIEHHAVIHTCQFLEKEGFAVTYLPVDKYGRVDPAELEKAITDKTILVSIMYANNEIGTIEPIRELAAIAQKHKIYFHTDAVQAIGNVPINVRNEKIDLLSLSAHKFYGPKGVGALYIRNGVRLDNLIHGGGQEKKRRAGTENIAGIVGCGKAIELATADIEGHNVRIRALRDRLLKGILERIPHAYLNGHPTERLPGNINISFEFIEGESMLLWLDDEGICASTGSACTSGSLEPSHVLLATGLPVEISHGSLRLTLGDVNTEQDVDTVLEVLPKVVSRLREMSPLYQSAGKKGGCNV, encoded by the coding sequence ATGGGAGAACAGCGTATAATCTACATGGATCATTCCGCGACAACGTATACAAAAGAAAATGTTGTTGAGGCAATGCTTCCCTACTTTACCCGGCACTTTGGAAATCCTTCGTCCATCTATGGTATCGCCCGCTATACAAAGCAGGCCATAGACACGGCCCGGGCCCAGGTGGCAAAGGCAATCGGGGCAGAGCCCGATGAGATCTACTTTACTTCGGGAGGCAGCGAATCCGACAACTGGGCAATAAAAGGTGTTGCATACGCCAACCGGAAACGGGGTAACCATATTATTACCACAAAGATCGAGCACCATGCGGTCATTCATACCTGCCAGTTCCTTGAAAAAGAGGGATTTGCGGTCACCTACCTCCCGGTGGACAAGTATGGGCGTGTCGATCCGGCAGAACTTGAAAAAGCGATCACCGACAAAACGATCCTTGTCTCGATCATGTATGCGAACAACGAGATCGGTACGATCGAACCCATCCGGGAGCTCGCGGCAATAGCACAGAAGCATAAGATATACTTCCATACCGATGCAGTGCAGGCAATCGGGAATGTCCCTATCAATGTCAGGAACGAAAAGATCGATCTGCTCTCCCTTTCCGCCCATAAATTCTACGGGCCCAAGGGCGTCGGCGCCCTCTATATCCGGAATGGTGTCCGGCTCGATAACCTGATCCATGGCGGCGGGCAGGAAAAGAAGAGACGGGCCGGCACGGAGAATATTGCGGGAATTGTCGGATGCGGGAAGGCAATAGAGCTTGCCACTGCCGATATTGAGGGGCATAATGTACGGATTCGTGCGCTGCGCGATCGGCTCCTCAAGGGGATCCTTGAGAGGATTCCCCATGCATACCTCAACGGCCACCCCACAGAGCGGCTGCCGGGGAACATCAATATCAGTTTTGAGTTCATCGAAGGGGAATCCATGCTCCTGTGGCTGGACGACGAGGGGATCTGTGCCTCGACCGGGAGCGCCTGTACCTCCGGCTCACTCGAACCCTCGCATGTGCTTCTTGCCACAGGTCTTCCCGTTGAGATCTCGCACGGCTCTCTCCGGCTGACCCTTGGTGATGTTAATACAGAGCAGGATGTGGATACTGTGCTTGAGGTACTGCCAAAAGTGGTATCCCGTCTGAGGGAGATGTCTCCCTTGTACCAGTCTGCAGGAAAGAAAGGAGGGTGTAATGTATAG
- a CDS encoding ubiquitin-like small modifier protein 1, with protein MTIKVRFFARFRELLGTDIIVTSQEGTHLLTVVKKIAEKSQDGYDAIFDAKGDFREFVIVMQNGRRVETATAASTPVTDGDEIAVFPPVAGG; from the coding sequence ATGACAATTAAGGTACGGTTTTTTGCCCGGTTCCGCGAGCTGCTCGGGACCGATATCATAGTCACCTCACAGGAAGGAACGCACCTCCTTACGGTAGTGAAAAAGATAGCAGAAAAAAGCCAGGATGGGTATGATGCCATCTTCGATGCGAAGGGCGACTTCCGGGAATTTGTCATCGTAATGCAGAACGGCAGACGCGTGGAGACTGCCACTGCCGCCTCAACCCCCGTCACTGACGGCGACGAGATCGCGGTATTTCCCCCGGTTGCGGGCGGGTAG
- a CDS encoding TIGR00269 family protein, translated as MAKSAVPSRIPPCAICGEPAVICQPAQKRHLCGTHLIQDLEARAAATIREGDLIHPGDRIAVGLSGGKDSTALLVILSRLLPGLPEVKIVAITVDEGIAGYRSDTIKSAEALTRRLGVEHRMVSFRDLIGSDLDTLLLGRGKQACTICGILRKKALMDAARDSGATVIATGHNLDDEAQSVLMNALRGDLPRLVRDAGAGRSAPFLPRIKPLAAIAEKEIAAYLFVQDLFPVLPECPYTRYALRADVRSLLAGLESRYPGTTASLGESKKKIRGYCAGTPVMTPLNRCGECGDPCSGDLCQVCRLRHSLERGRDS; from the coding sequence GTGGCCAAGTCAGCAGTCCCCTCCCGTATCCCGCCCTGTGCTATCTGCGGGGAACCGGCGGTCATCTGCCAGCCTGCACAGAAGCGCCATCTTTGCGGTACGCATCTTATCCAGGATCTGGAAGCCCGGGCAGCGGCAACCATCCGGGAGGGGGACCTGATCCACCCGGGCGATCGGATCGCGGTGGGCCTGAGCGGCGGCAAGGACAGCACTGCACTCCTGGTTATCCTCTCCCGGCTCCTGCCCGGATTGCCGGAGGTAAAGATTGTGGCCATTACGGTAGACGAAGGGATCGCCGGATACCGTTCTGACACGATAAAATCGGCGGAAGCACTGACCCGGCGCCTCGGCGTGGAACACCGGATGGTCTCGTTCCGGGATCTCATCGGGAGTGATCTCGACACCCTGCTTTTGGGACGCGGGAAACAGGCCTGTACCATCTGCGGCATCCTGCGCAAGAAAGCCCTTATGGATGCGGCCCGAGACTCCGGTGCAACCGTGATTGCCACCGGCCACAATCTCGATGATGAGGCACAATCGGTCCTGATGAATGCCCTCCGGGGGGATCTTCCCCGCCTTGTCAGGGACGCCGGCGCCGGCCGGTCAGCACCCTTTCTCCCGCGGATTAAACCCCTTGCGGCAATTGCAGAAAAAGAGATTGCCGCATACCTCTTTGTCCAGGATCTCTTTCCCGTGCTGCCCGAGTGCCCGTACACCCGGTACGCGCTCCGTGCAGATGTACGGTCCCTGCTTGCCGGGCTGGAGAGCCGGTATCCCGGTACAACCGCCAGCCTCGGGGAAAGCAAAAAAAAGATCCGAGGGTATTGTGCGGGAACCCCGGTAATGACCCCCCTCAACCGGTGCGGGGAGTGCGGCGATCCCTGCTCGGGCGATCTCTGCCAGGTCTGCCGGCTCAGGCACTCACTGGAGAGGGGAAGGGATTCCTGA
- a CDS encoding molybdenum cofactor biosynthesis protein MoaE: MIAIQTGDVDIGALITGAKKKGTGAIVVFDGVVRDDDIREIELEAYEEVAVPELEKIAAEAQAAYHLLSIDIIHRIGRLAIGENILVIVVSAGHRKQAYEGSRFIIEAIKAGVPIWKKELSRNGDRWVPGEHSHGQRPKD, translated from the coding sequence ATGATCGCGATCCAGACCGGCGATGTGGATATCGGGGCACTGATCACCGGCGCCAAAAAGAAAGGGACCGGGGCAATTGTTGTCTTTGACGGGGTTGTCCGCGATGACGATATCAGGGAAATAGAACTGGAAGCATACGAAGAAGTTGCCGTTCCCGAACTGGAGAAGATTGCCGCAGAGGCACAGGCAGCCTACCACCTTCTTTCCATTGACATCATTCACCGGATCGGCCGCCTTGCCATTGGCGAGAATATCCTGGTTATTGTGGTGAGCGCAGGTCATCGTAAACAGGCATACGAGGGCTCGCGGTTTATTATCGAGGCCATCAAAGCCGGCGTCCCGATCTGGAAAAAGGAGCTCTCCCGCAATGGCGATCGCTGGGTACCCGGGGAGCACTCGCACGGGCAGAGACCAAAAGACTGA
- the nifU gene encoding Fe-S cluster assembly scaffold protein NifU, with protein MYSETVMDHFKNPRNVGEIENPDGVGEVGNPVCGDIMKIFLKIENNIVVDAKFKTFGCGAAIASSSMATELVRGKTLEEAWQLSNKAVAEALNGLPPIKMHCSVLAEEGIHKAINDYRVKHGLEPWQETSSHAHEHEEGIECQH; from the coding sequence ATGTATAGCGAAACCGTAATGGATCATTTCAAGAATCCGCGCAATGTCGGAGAGATTGAGAATCCCGATGGTGTCGGGGAGGTCGGGAACCCGGTCTGCGGCGACATCATGAAGATCTTCTTAAAGATCGAGAACAACATCGTTGTCGACGCGAAGTTCAAGACCTTTGGCTGCGGGGCGGCAATTGCATCGAGCAGCATGGCAACAGAGCTTGTCCGGGGAAAAACTCTTGAGGAGGCATGGCAGCTCTCCAACAAGGCCGTTGCCGAGGCGCTTAACGGCCTGCCACCGATCAAGATGCACTGTTCGGTGCTCGCGGAGGAGGGCATTCATAAAGCAATCAACGATTATCGTGTCAAACATGGTCTCGAACCCTGGCAGGAAACCTCTTCTCATGCCCATGAGCATGAGGAAGGAATCGAGTGCCAGCACTAG
- a CDS encoding transcriptional regulator, which produces MEAPCQKIVWDVLPAIRAAIAVELVKCGVSQVEAARMLAIAPSAVSQYLSGKRGYRIEFENDVKLSIEQLARDLKEGKEVNLVQRTCDICHQLREGEEYQCGGGNTSPKNPRCGS; this is translated from the coding sequence ATGGAAGCCCCCTGCCAGAAGATCGTATGGGATGTATTGCCGGCAATCCGTGCCGCCATCGCAGTGGAGCTGGTAAAGTGCGGTGTATCCCAGGTGGAGGCGGCCCGCATGCTTGCTATTGCCCCCTCTGCGGTTTCCCAGTACCTCTCAGGGAAACGAGGTTACCGCATTGAGTTCGAGAATGATGTGAAGCTTTCGATAGAGCAGCTGGCCCGGGATTTAAAAGAGGGTAAAGAGGTGAATCTCGTGCAGCGCACCTGCGATATCTGCCACCAGCTGCGTGAAGGCGAGGAATATCAGTGTGGCGGGGGTAACACTTCCCCAAAAAATCCCCGGTGCGGCAGCTGA
- a CDS encoding MoaD/ThiS family protein produces the protein MRVLLPDQGIRVIDWGPGTVAALLQELGINPLEVMVARNGALVPEQAAIGGDDEIRIIRIAHGG, from the coding sequence ATGAGAGTCCTTCTGCCGGATCAGGGAATCAGGGTGATCGATTGGGGCCCCGGCACGGTTGCGGCACTCCTGCAGGAGCTTGGGATCAATCCCCTTGAGGTGATGGTTGCAAGAAACGGCGCCCTTGTCCCCGAGCAGGCAGCAATCGGCGGGGATGACGAGATCCGGATCATCCGTATCGCGCACGGGGGGTAG
- the larE gene encoding ATP-dependent sacrificial sulfur transferase LarE yields MSTDERRQRLCDQIVGRGSMLVAFSGGVDSSLLAVLAQKVLGERSRCVLLDSPVVPREAIEEARLIAQKYQLDLEILPVKVMDDERFTKNPAERCYWCKKNSAAVLKWRARELGFACVADGINVSDTGEHRPGLVASTEEGVVHPFLEAGISKNEIREIARNEGMVFWDKPSAACLSSRFPYGDEITGEKLHMIEEAEAFLHRNGFRQVRIRIHGKIARIEVPKSEMNAVLDMQADVTKTLHGLGFSYVTLDLEGYRTGSMDEVLPSAVRQTPAGPAR; encoded by the coding sequence ATGAGTACTGATGAGCGGCGTCAGCGTCTTTGTGATCAGATAGTGGGGCGGGGCTCTATGCTCGTTGCTTTTTCCGGCGGGGTGGACAGCAGCCTGCTTGCAGTCCTTGCACAGAAGGTACTCGGGGAGAGGAGCCGCTGCGTTCTTCTTGACAGCCCGGTGGTGCCCCGGGAAGCAATTGAGGAGGCGCGGCTCATTGCACAAAAGTACCAGCTTGACCTTGAGATCCTCCCTGTAAAGGTGATGGATGATGAACGGTTCACGAAGAACCCTGCCGAACGCTGTTACTGGTGCAAGAAGAATTCGGCTGCCGTGCTCAAATGGCGGGCGCGGGAACTGGGATTTGCCTGCGTTGCCGATGGTATCAATGTCTCAGATACCGGGGAGCACCGGCCGGGCCTTGTTGCCAGCACCGAGGAAGGAGTTGTCCACCCGTTCCTTGAAGCTGGCATTTCCAAAAACGAGATTCGCGAGATTGCCCGGAATGAAGGCATGGTGTTCTGGGACAAACCCTCGGCGGCCTGCCTGTCCTCCCGCTTTCCCTATGGCGATGAGATAACCGGGGAGAAACTCCACATGATCGAGGAAGCCGAGGCGTTCCTGCACCGGAACGGATTTCGCCAGGTGCGCATCCGCATCCACGGGAAGATTGCCCGCATCGAAGTACCCAAATCAGAGATGAATGCAGTACTGGATATGCAGGCAGACGTGACAAAGACCCTTCACGGGCTTGGTTTCTCCTATGTCACCCTCGATCTCGAGGGGTACCGCACCGGAAGTATGGATGAGGTGCTCCCCTCTGCCGTCAGGCAGACTCCTGCGGGACCGGCACGGTGA
- a CDS encoding HesA/MoeB/ThiF family protein, which produces MLSARERERYKRQLILFGDEGQERLKKAHIFIAGAGGLGSPVSIYLAVAGVGTLTVVDKDVVDQTNLNRQILHYDKDIGKKKTESAEEKLIAWNPDITIRVIDTTIDAGNVGKLIGRADGIVDAMDNYPTRYLLNDTAHTKKIPFFHGAIRGFYGQATTIIPEKTACLRCIFPCAPPQEVFPVVGVTPGVIGTIQATEVLKYLLGTGDLLANRLLIWDGMAMHTEEIRVEQNPACPTCGAKVNPPETKRSQKREKNDN; this is translated from the coding sequence ATGCTCTCGGCCCGCGAGCGCGAACGGTATAAACGCCAGCTGATACTCTTTGGCGATGAAGGCCAGGAACGGCTCAAAAAAGCCCATATCTTCATTGCCGGGGCCGGAGGACTGGGCTCGCCGGTCTCCATCTATCTTGCGGTGGCAGGGGTCGGGACCCTCACCGTGGTGGACAAGGATGTGGTCGACCAGACCAACCTCAACCGCCAGATCCTGCACTATGACAAGGATATAGGAAAAAAGAAGACGGAATCCGCTGAAGAGAAGCTCATAGCCTGGAACCCGGATATCACCATCCGCGTGATCGATACCACCATCGATGCGGGGAATGTAGGGAAGCTGATCGGGCGTGCCGATGGGATTGTCGATGCGATGGACAACTACCCGACACGGTATCTCCTCAACGATACTGCTCACACAAAAAAGATCCCGTTCTTCCATGGAGCAATCCGGGGATTCTATGGCCAGGCCACAACGATTATTCCCGAAAAAACTGCCTGCCTGCGCTGTATCTTTCCCTGTGCCCCGCCCCAGGAAGTGTTTCCTGTTGTGGGAGTAACACCGGGCGTGATCGGTACCATCCAGGCAACCGAGGTCCTCAAGTATCTCCTTGGAACCGGGGACCTGCTGGCAAACCGCCTGTTGATCTGGGACGGGATGGCCATGCATACAGAGGAGATCAGGGTTGAACAAAACCCGGCCTGCCCCACCTGTGGAGCGAAGGTCAATCCACCTGAAACGAAAAGATCACAAAAGAGGGAAAAAAATGACAATTAA